One genomic region from Bacillota bacterium encodes:
- the lysS gene encoding lysine--tRNA ligase, translating into MSGHDQELHELLRVRREKLYQLQAQGVPAYGGRYERTHSAAAVVEDHERLEGRELSLAGRLIAKRGHGKAAFGDLQDGSGKVQAYFRLNELGPEKYELFKALDIGDFIGVRGTVFKTRTGEVTVAVFDFVLLAKSLRPLPEKWHGLKDVELRYRQRYLDLVINPGSREVFITRSRIIAAIRRYLDENGFLEVETPMMQNLAGGAVARPFKTYHNALGLSLFLRIAPELYLKRLLVGGFDKVYEINRNFRNEGISTRHNPEFTMLEIYEAYADYHDMMGLTERLIESVIEQVFTERVFPYGEQQLDFTVPWPRYSMLEAVKEKTGLDFEALSSEEAAAAARGAGLEFDAEPTWAEAVNAVFEDQVQPQLVRPTFIYDYPLELSPLAKRREDAPHLVYRFELFIAGREIANAFSELNDPVDQRERFQAQLEKRRRGDEEAHVFDEDFITALEYGMPPAGGLGIGIDRLIMLLTNSPSIRDVILFPLLRPRED; encoded by the coding sequence ATGAGCGGCCACGACCAGGAGTTGCACGAACTGTTGCGGGTGCGGCGCGAGAAGCTATACCAACTGCAGGCCCAGGGAGTGCCGGCCTACGGCGGACGCTATGAACGCACCCACTCGGCGGCGGCGGTCGTGGAGGACCATGAGCGGCTCGAGGGGCGGGAGCTGAGTCTGGCGGGGCGCCTGATAGCCAAGCGGGGCCACGGCAAAGCCGCCTTCGGGGATCTTCAGGACGGGTCCGGCAAGGTACAGGCCTACTTCCGGCTGAACGAACTGGGCCCCGAAAAATACGAGCTTTTCAAGGCCCTGGACATCGGGGACTTCATCGGCGTCCGGGGCACGGTCTTCAAGACGCGCACCGGCGAAGTGACCGTGGCCGTTTTCGATTTCGTCTTGCTGGCCAAGTCGCTGCGGCCCCTGCCCGAGAAGTGGCACGGTCTTAAAGACGTCGAACTCCGGTACCGGCAGCGCTACCTCGACCTGGTCATCAACCCCGGGAGCCGGGAAGTGTTTATCACCCGGAGCCGGATCATCGCGGCGATACGCCGCTACCTGGACGAAAACGGCTTTCTCGAGGTGGAAACGCCGATGATGCAGAACCTAGCCGGCGGTGCGGTCGCCCGCCCGTTCAAGACCTATCACAACGCCCTGGGCCTTTCCTTGTTCCTGCGGATCGCGCCCGAACTCTACCTCAAGCGCCTGTTGGTCGGCGGGTTCGACAAGGTGTACGAAATCAACCGCAACTTCCGGAATGAAGGGATCTCCACCCGGCACAACCCCGAGTTCACCATGCTCGAAATCTACGAGGCGTACGCGGACTACCACGACATGATGGGCCTGACGGAACGCCTGATCGAAAGCGTCATCGAGCAGGTCTTCACGGAACGCGTTTTCCCCTACGGTGAACAGCAGCTTGACTTCACCGTTCCCTGGCCACGGTATTCCATGCTGGAGGCGGTTAAGGAGAAGACCGGCTTGGATTTTGAAGCCCTCTCTTCGGAAGAGGCCGCCGCCGCAGCCCGGGGCGCCGGCCTGGAGTTCGACGCCGAGCCGACCTGGGCCGAGGCCGTCAACGCCGTGTTTGAGGACCAGGTGCAGCCGCAATTGGTGCGGCCCACCTTCATCTATGACTATCCGCTGGAACTGTCGCCGCTGGCCAAGCGGCGGGAGGACGCGCCGCACCTGGTCTACCGCTTTGAACTTTTCATCGCCGGGCGCGAAATCGCCAACGCCTTCTCCGAGCTGAACGACCCGGTGGACCAGCGTGAGCGGTTCCAAGCCCAGCTGGAAAAGCGCAGGCGCGGCGATGAAGAGGCCCACGTGTTCGACGAGGACTTCATCACCGCTCTTGAGTACGGAATGCCCCCGGCCGGCGGGCTCGGCATCGGGATCGACCGCCTGATAATGCTCCTGACCAATTCGCCGTCCATCAGGGACGTTATCCTCTTCCCTCTTTTAAGACCGCGCGAAGACTGA
- the greA gene encoding transcription elongation factor GreA, with the protein MILTVAGLRKLEGELEHLKMVKRREVAERIKQAIEFGDITDSSEYEDAKNEQAFIEGRIITLEKALRIAKVIDAEDVGTEEVGIGSTVRLKDLNGGDELQYTIVGSMESDPRANKISDESPVGRAMLGQRVGNIVEILVPAGTLKYQIIGIMRSEL; encoded by the coding sequence ATGATTCTGACGGTTGCGGGCTTGCGCAAACTGGAGGGGGAGCTGGAGCACCTCAAAATGGTGAAGCGCCGGGAAGTGGCCGAGCGGATCAAACAGGCCATTGAGTTCGGCGACATCACCGACAGCTCGGAGTACGAGGACGCCAAGAACGAACAAGCTTTTATCGAAGGCCGGATCATCACGTTGGAGAAAGCCTTGCGCATCGCCAAGGTCATCGACGCCGAGGACGTGGGCACCGAAGAGGTTGGCATCGGTTCCACGGTACGCTTGAAGGACTTAAACGGCGGAGACGAGCTGCAGTACACCATCGTCGGCTCGATGGAGTCCGATCCCCGGGCGAACAAGATTTCCGACGAGTCACCGGTGGGCCGGGCCATGCTCGGCCAGCGGGTGGGCAACATCGTTGAAATCCTGGTGCCGGCCGGGACGTTGAAATACCAAATCATCGGCATTATGCGTTCGGAGCTTTAG
- a CDS encoding shikimate dehydrogenase, which yields MDRFAFVIHPLSVSDVSRKFKFARRFPDNWVEAALRLLPPVKTAEITGVRSGYNEVAGWFVSCPLTTRQIMSLDPGYVLRKVIEAGKKAEKLGAKILGLGAFTKVVGDAGISVAKALDIPVTTGNSYTIATAIQGTREAARLMGHDLAEAEVAVVGAAGAIGSVCARILAREAKRMTLVGRNQQKLELVADSIMSDCGLAARITPDLTGALRSADVVITVTSAVDTIIEPEHLKPGAVVCDVARPRDVSRRVVELRDDVLVIEGGVVEVPGPVDFQLDFGFPPRMAYACMAETMILALEGRFENFTLGRELTVRQVEEIAALAEKHGFRTAGFRSFERAVSKDEIARIAENAQRRLDKGEHAHYN from the coding sequence TTGGACCGGTTTGCCTTCGTTATCCATCCCCTCAGCGTAAGCGACGTATCACGAAAATTCAAGTTCGCCCGCCGGTTTCCGGACAACTGGGTAGAGGCCGCCCTGCGGCTTTTGCCCCCGGTGAAGACGGCCGAGATTACGGGGGTCCGCTCGGGGTACAACGAGGTTGCCGGCTGGTTCGTCTCCTGCCCGCTGACGACGCGGCAGATAATGAGCCTTGATCCCGGGTATGTGCTGCGGAAGGTCATTGAAGCCGGAAAGAAGGCCGAGAAACTCGGGGCCAAGATCCTGGGGCTGGGGGCCTTCACCAAGGTGGTGGGGGACGCCGGCATATCGGTGGCCAAGGCCCTGGACATTCCCGTAACCACCGGCAACAGCTACACCATCGCCACCGCCATTCAGGGCACCCGGGAGGCGGCGCGGCTGATGGGTCACGACTTGGCCGAGGCCGAGGTTGCGGTCGTGGGGGCCGCGGGGGCCATTGGTTCCGTGTGTGCCCGGATCCTGGCCCGGGAGGCGAAACGCATGACCCTGGTGGGCCGCAACCAGCAGAAGCTGGAGTTGGTGGCCGATTCGATCATGAGCGACTGCGGGTTGGCGGCCCGGATCACGCCCGACCTGACGGGGGCGCTCCGCAGTGCCGACGTCGTCATCACCGTCACCAGCGCGGTCGACACGATCATCGAGCCCGAGCACTTGAAGCCGGGCGCGGTCGTCTGCGACGTCGCCCGCCCGCGGGATGTTTCCCGGCGCGTGGTTGAGTTGCGGGACGACGTGCTGGTGATCGAGGGCGGCGTGGTCGAGGTCCCGGGGCCGGTGGACTTTCAACTCGATTTCGGTTTTCCGCCCCGGATGGCCTACGCCTGCATGGCCGAGACGATGATCCTGGCCCTGGAGGGGCGTTTTGAAAACTTCACCCTGGGCCGGGAGCTGACGGTCCGGCAGGTGGAGGAAATCGCCGCCCTGGCCGAAAAACACGGCTTCAGAACGGCCGGGTTTCGCAGCTTTGAGCGGGCCGTCTCCAAGGATGAAATCGCCCGGATTGCGGAGAATGCCCAAAGACGGCTTGACAAGGGAGAACACGCTCATTATAATTGA
- the dusB gene encoding tRNA dihydrouridine synthase DusB: MTFKIGAVTLPNRVVSAPMAGITDRAFRDLAREMGCGLTWTEMISAQALMHGNRRSAEFLAVSGEHPLAVQIFGSGPGVLAHAARLAAEAGADIVDLNMGCPTPKVVRGGEGAALMRDPERAGRIVAAVAAAVPVPVTVKMRKGWGEGYPGAVELARVAAQAGAAAVTVHGRLRFEFFGGQADWGVIGAVKQAVDIPVIGNGDVKSGPDAARMLAETGCDAVMIGRAARGNPWVFKQVREYLETGREPPPPTPEERVAMALRHFELLIRYKGEDKAVREMRKHAAWYTRGLRASARLRERLHTADTAASLRRLITSLNDRGL, translated from the coding sequence GTGACCTTCAAAATCGGTGCCGTCACCCTGCCGAACCGGGTCGTGTCGGCCCCCATGGCCGGGATCACCGACCGCGCTTTCCGGGATCTGGCCCGGGAGATGGGCTGCGGCCTCACCTGGACCGAAATGATCTCGGCGCAGGCCCTGATGCACGGAAACCGCCGGAGCGCTGAGTTTTTGGCCGTATCCGGGGAGCACCCGCTCGCCGTCCAGATTTTTGGTTCCGGCCCGGGCGTCCTGGCTCACGCTGCCCGGCTGGCGGCCGAAGCCGGGGCCGATATCGTCGATCTCAACATGGGCTGCCCTACGCCGAAGGTCGTCCGCGGCGGCGAAGGGGCGGCCCTTATGCGTGACCCGGAAAGGGCCGGGCGGATTGTGGCGGCGGTGGCGGCGGCCGTACCCGTGCCGGTGACCGTGAAGATGCGCAAGGGATGGGGTGAGGGTTATCCCGGCGCCGTAGAGCTGGCGCGGGTGGCGGCGCAGGCCGGTGCGGCCGCGGTCACGGTGCACGGGCGCCTCCGTTTCGAGTTCTTCGGCGGCCAGGCGGACTGGGGTGTGATCGGGGCGGTCAAACAGGCGGTGGACATACCTGTGATCGGCAACGGGGACGTAAAAAGCGGTCCGGACGCGGCGCGGATGCTGGCCGAGACCGGGTGCGACGCCGTAATGATCGGCCGGGCGGCGCGGGGCAACCCCTGGGTTTTCAAGCAGGTGCGCGAATACCTGGAGACCGGCCGGGAACCCCCGCCGCCGACTCCGGAGGAACGGGTGGCCATGGCCCTGCGCCACTTCGAGCTGCTGATTCGGTACAAGGGCGAGGACAAGGCCGTCCGGGAGATGCGCAAGCACGCCGCTTGGTACACGCGGGGTTTGCGCGCCTCGGCCCGGCTGCGGGAACGGCTGCACACCGCGGACACGGCCGCCTCCTTGCGCCGTCTCATCACGAGCCTTAACGACCGGGGTCTTTAG
- a CDS encoding type III pantothenate kinase codes for MGNVKTILVVDVGNTNIVLGVWAGENLLAHWRLSTKRHWTADEFGILLKQLLSDRGLGTAGIQAAVVSSVVPPLNTTVDQACRQYFGGPPLLVGPGVKTGMPIRYENPREVGADRIVNAIAAQERYGRPLILVDFGTATTFCAISVRGEYLGGIITPGISISCEALFERAAKLPRVELVRPPAIIGRNTVQSIQSGIIYGYAGLVDALVRRMRTEMEGTPRVVATGGLAELIARETETVEVVDPLLTLLGLRLVYERNLTTPEGLKQ; via the coding sequence GTGGGCAACGTGAAAACGATCCTGGTGGTGGACGTGGGCAACACCAACATCGTCCTGGGCGTCTGGGCGGGAGAAAACCTGCTCGCCCACTGGCGTTTGAGCACCAAGCGGCACTGGACGGCCGACGAGTTCGGGATCCTGCTCAAGCAGTTGCTGTCCGACCGCGGCCTTGGGACGGCGGGCATCCAGGCCGCCGTGGTCTCGTCGGTCGTTCCGCCCCTGAACACCACCGTCGACCAGGCTTGCCGGCAGTACTTCGGAGGCCCCCCGCTCCTGGTCGGCCCCGGGGTGAAGACCGGGATGCCCATCCGGTACGAAAACCCGCGGGAGGTGGGCGCAGACCGGATCGTGAACGCGATCGCGGCGCAGGAACGCTACGGCCGGCCGCTGATCCTGGTCGACTTCGGCACGGCCACCACTTTCTGCGCGATTTCCGTCCGCGGCGAATACCTGGGGGGAATCATCACCCCCGGAATCAGCATCTCGTGCGAGGCGCTGTTCGAGCGGGCGGCCAAGCTGCCCCGGGTGGAACTGGTGCGCCCGCCGGCCATCATCGGGCGGAACACCGTGCAAAGCATCCAGTCCGGGATTATTTACGGCTACGCCGGATTGGTCGACGCGCTCGTGCGCCGGATGCGCACGGAAATGGAGGGCACCCCCCGGGTGGTGGCCACCGGCGGGCTGGCGGAACTGATCGCGCGGGAGACCGAGACGGTGGAGGTCGTCGACCCGTTGCTGACGCTTTTGGGGCTGCGCCTGGTATACGAGCGCAACCTGACCACGCCAGAAGGACTGAAACAGTGA
- a CDS encoding biotin--[acetyl-CoA-carboxylase] ligase: MKSSVLEYLRTSPHYVSGEEISRKLTISRTAVWKHIRALRAEGYRIEARSRLGYRLLAEPDLVAPEAVQPGLKTAFCGRNYVYRPTLSSTNDHAKEWARRGAPEGTTVVAEEQSGGRGRLGRNWVSPRGGLWFSVVLRPPLPSARAPEAVFVAAVAGVDALAAYPGIQAGLKWPNDFVWRGLKLGGILTEVTGELDRINHLVVGMGLNVNLDQRDFPPELRTRVVTVREITGGDVLRPELLRGLLTAMEHWYLVWLQQGFAPVLAAWKRHNACLGRPLRVTTPEGELLGRAVDVDVDGALLLDTAGGIRRVITGELHMEREGWAT; the protein is encoded by the coding sequence ATGAAGTCTTCCGTGCTGGAATATCTGAGGACAAGCCCGCACTACGTCTCGGGGGAGGAAATCTCCCGGAAACTGACCATTTCGCGGACGGCGGTTTGGAAGCACATCCGGGCTCTCCGGGCGGAGGGATACCGGATTGAAGCCCGTTCACGCTTGGGTTACCGCTTGCTCGCCGAGCCCGACCTCGTGGCGCCGGAGGCGGTCCAACCCGGCCTGAAAACGGCTTTTTGCGGCCGCAATTACGTGTACCGTCCGACGCTTTCTTCCACCAACGATCACGCCAAGGAGTGGGCCCGGCGGGGGGCCCCCGAAGGGACCACGGTCGTCGCCGAGGAACAGTCCGGCGGCCGGGGCCGCCTGGGCCGGAATTGGGTCTCGCCCCGGGGCGGGCTCTGGTTCTCGGTCGTACTTCGTCCGCCCCTGCCGTCAGCGCGGGCCCCGGAGGCCGTGTTTGTGGCGGCGGTGGCCGGGGTGGACGCGCTGGCCGCTTATCCCGGCATCCAGGCCGGGCTGAAATGGCCGAACGACTTTGTCTGGCGCGGCCTGAAGCTCGGCGGGATCCTGACCGAGGTGACCGGCGAACTGGACCGGATCAACCACCTGGTGGTGGGCATGGGTCTGAACGTTAACCTGGATCAGCGGGACTTTCCACCCGAACTGCGGACCCGGGTCGTGACCGTCCGGGAGATCACTGGAGGAGACGTCTTGAGACCCGAGCTTTTGCGGGGGTTGCTGACCGCCATGGAACACTGGTATCTGGTCTGGCTGCAGCAGGGCTTCGCTCCCGTGCTCGCGGCTTGGAAAAGGCACAACGCCTGCCTGGGACGCCCGCTGCGGGTTACCACCCCGGAGGGCGAACTGCTGGGCCGCGCGGTGGACGTGGACGTTGACGGGGCTCTGTTGCTGGACACCGCCGGGGGAATCCGGCGGGTGATCACGGGCGAGTTACATATGGAGAGGGAAGGGTGGGCAACGTGA
- the nadC gene encoding carboxylating nicotinate-nucleotide diphosphorylase translates to MNELELDLLIRKALAEDIGAGDWTTTATVAAGTRATGVLRSREAGVVAGLEVARRVFGVLDPSVEFRNRVADGERVQRGTVLAEVSGAARPILSGERVALNFLCRLSGIATRTRRLSELVEGYPVRLVDTRKTTPGLRMLEKYAVRVGGGHNHRFALDDGVLIKDNHIAVAGGITAAVRSARAAAHHLLKVEVEVEDLDGVREALAAGADVILLDNMPPALIEEAVRLVDGRVLLEASGNVDEQNIREIAATGVDLISLGRLTHSVPDLDIGLDLERPGSFSPRGR, encoded by the coding sequence GTGAACGAGCTTGAACTGGATCTACTGATTCGCAAGGCCCTGGCGGAGGACATCGGTGCGGGGGACTGGACCACTACCGCCACCGTTGCCGCCGGAACCCGGGCCACCGGCGTGCTGCGCAGCCGGGAAGCCGGGGTGGTGGCCGGACTGGAGGTGGCCCGGCGGGTTTTCGGCGTGCTGGATCCCTCGGTGGAATTCCGGAACCGGGTTGCAGACGGGGAGCGGGTACAACGGGGCACGGTGCTGGCCGAGGTCAGCGGGGCGGCGCGCCCCATCCTCTCCGGTGAGCGGGTGGCGCTGAATTTCCTTTGCCGCCTGTCGGGAATCGCGACCCGGACCCGACGGCTCAGTGAGTTGGTCGAGGGCTATCCGGTCCGCCTGGTGGATACCCGCAAGACCACGCCCGGTCTGCGGATGCTTGAAAAATACGCCGTGCGGGTGGGCGGCGGGCACAACCACCGCTTTGCCCTTGACGACGGCGTGCTGATCAAAGACAACCACATCGCGGTCGCCGGCGGGATCACCGCCGCCGTGCGGTCCGCCCGGGCCGCCGCTCACCACCTGCTGAAGGTGGAAGTGGAAGTTGAGGATCTGGACGGGGTCCGGGAGGCGCTGGCCGCCGGGGCGGACGTGATTCTCCTCGACAATATGCCCCCGGCGCTGATCGAGGAAGCCGTGCGGCTCGTGGACGGGCGGGTCTTGCTGGAAGCGTCGGGAAACGTTGACGAGCAGAACATCCGGGAGATCGCCGCCACCGGAGTGGACCTTATTTCCCTCGGCCGCCTGACACACTCGGTCCCGGACCTGGACATCGGACTGGATCTCGAACGGCCGGGGAGCTTTAGCCCCCGGGGTAGGTGA
- the nadB gene encoding L-aspartate oxidase, which produces MYLVDFDTRALPVETVDYLVIGSGIAGLYTAYLLARSGRRPVVLTKKMVENTSTERAQGGIAAAIGAGDSPFLHLEDTLEAGAGLCDPEAVGVLVTEGPERVRDLVEMGTCFQRTDNGFALAREGAHRQRRILYAGGDATGAEIQRCLCFQAGECSIPLLEHNFVVDLLVEHGRCYGALVFNEPEGRLKVFYSQAVILGSGGAGQLFRQTTNPPVATGDGIAVAYRAGAEVTDLEFIQFHPTMLAVPEGPPFLISEAVRGEGGVLRNVRGERFMPGFHPGAELAPRDVVSRVILSEMQATGADHVFLDVTHLPEDTLRLRFPTITHTLATVGLDISRDWIPVAPAAHYIMGGVRTNLHGETAIEGLYACGEVACAGVHGANRLASNSLLDGLVFGGRIVERILSRPAVPKPNPHFAYSGRREARPVDYPALREELQAHMSTHVGLSREAEGLERTLEFFRRHEYLELCPAQTPEAMETRNLFQIGALVTEAAAARRESRGGHYRADYPEPRECWRKHIILKRALTRERA; this is translated from the coding sequence GTGTACCTGGTTGATTTCGACACCCGGGCACTGCCGGTGGAAACGGTCGACTATCTCGTGATCGGGAGCGGCATCGCCGGTCTGTACACCGCCTATCTGCTGGCGCGGTCGGGGAGGCGCCCGGTCGTGCTGACCAAGAAGATGGTTGAAAACACGAGCACCGAACGGGCACAGGGGGGAATCGCGGCCGCCATCGGCGCTGGCGACTCCCCCTTTTTGCACCTGGAGGATACCCTGGAGGCCGGGGCGGGTCTGTGCGACCCCGAAGCCGTGGGCGTCCTGGTCACGGAAGGGCCGGAACGGGTGCGGGACCTGGTGGAGATGGGGACCTGTTTTCAGCGCACGGATAACGGTTTTGCCCTGGCCCGGGAAGGGGCACACCGCCAGCGCCGTATCCTCTACGCCGGCGGCGACGCCACCGGCGCCGAGATTCAGCGGTGTCTCTGCTTCCAGGCCGGCGAGTGCAGCATCCCCTTGCTGGAACACAATTTCGTCGTCGACCTGCTGGTGGAACACGGCCGCTGCTACGGCGCCCTGGTATTCAACGAGCCGGAAGGCCGGCTGAAGGTTTTTTACAGCCAGGCGGTGATCCTGGGGAGCGGCGGGGCCGGGCAGTTGTTCCGCCAGACCACCAACCCGCCGGTGGCTACCGGAGACGGCATCGCCGTCGCCTACCGGGCGGGGGCCGAAGTGACCGACCTCGAGTTCATCCAGTTCCACCCGACGATGCTGGCGGTACCGGAAGGTCCGCCGTTTTTGATTTCCGAAGCGGTACGCGGTGAAGGGGGTGTGCTGCGGAATGTGCGGGGCGAGCGGTTCATGCCCGGCTTCCACCCGGGCGCGGAGCTGGCCCCCCGGGACGTGGTGTCGCGGGTCATACTGAGCGAAATGCAGGCCACGGGCGCGGACCACGTTTTTCTGGACGTCACGCACCTTCCGGAGGACACCCTGCGGCTGCGCTTCCCGACGATCACCCACACTTTAGCCACGGTCGGCCTGGACATCAGCCGGGACTGGATTCCGGTGGCCCCGGCGGCGCATTATATCATGGGCGGGGTGCGGACCAACCTGCACGGGGAGACAGCGATCGAGGGCCTCTACGCCTGCGGTGAGGTGGCCTGCGCCGGCGTGCACGGGGCCAACCGGCTGGCGAGCAACTCCCTCCTGGACGGGCTGGTGTTCGGCGGCCGGATCGTGGAACGCATCCTGTCCCGGCCCGCGGTCCCGAAACCCAACCCGCACTTTGCCTATTCCGGGCGGCGCGAGGCGCGGCCGGTCGACTACCCGGCCCTGCGGGAAGAATTGCAGGCGCACATGAGCACCCATGTCGGCTTAAGCCGCGAAGCGGAGGGTCTTGAACGCACTCTCGAATTCTTCCGGCGTCACGAGTACCTGGAGCTTTGCCCGGCGCAGACTCCGGAGGCGATGGAAACCCGCAATCTGTTCCAGATCGGGGCGCTGGTCACCGAGGCGGCCGCGGCCAGGCGCGAATCTCGGGGCGGGCACTACCGCGCCGATTATCCGGAACCCAGAGAGTGCTGGCGCAAGCACATCATTTTAAAGAGGGCTTTGACACGTGAACGAGCTTGA
- the nadA gene encoding quinolinate synthase NadA — MEISDELVAEINALRRIRKAIILSHYYQRPEVQDIADFVGDSLQLSRTAAATEAEVIVFCGVHFMAESAAILSPHKTVVLPDLRAGCPMADMAGVESLRSKKTELGNPVVVSYVNTTADVKAESDICCTSANVVRVIASIPPDRRILFVPDRNLGAWAARQAGRELVLWPGFCCVHDDILPEHIQRARRKHPDALVVVHPECRPEVIDLADKVASTSGMVQFVRDSSFKEFIVGTEEGIIHRMTKLCPGKKFYLPSRGMICDSMKLTTLIKVRDALKRLEPRVTVPEQIRNRALQSLERMLAL, encoded by the coding sequence GTGGAAATATCCGACGAATTAGTTGCTGAGATAAACGCGCTGCGCCGGATACGCAAGGCGATAATTCTCAGCCATTATTATCAGCGCCCCGAAGTCCAGGACATTGCCGACTTTGTGGGGGATTCGCTCCAGCTTTCCCGGACGGCCGCCGCTACCGAGGCCGAGGTGATCGTCTTTTGCGGCGTGCACTTCATGGCCGAGAGCGCGGCGATTCTTTCCCCGCACAAAACGGTGGTCCTGCCCGACCTGCGGGCGGGGTGTCCCATGGCCGACATGGCCGGGGTGGAGTCGTTGCGCAGCAAAAAGACGGAACTCGGTAACCCGGTGGTGGTTTCCTACGTCAACACCACGGCGGACGTCAAAGCCGAGAGCGACATCTGCTGCACTTCCGCCAACGTGGTGCGGGTGATCGCGTCCATTCCCCCGGACCGCCGGATTCTGTTCGTGCCCGACCGGAACCTGGGGGCTTGGGCCGCCCGGCAGGCCGGAAGGGAATTGGTGCTGTGGCCCGGGTTCTGCTGTGTGCACGACGATATCCTGCCGGAACACATCCAGCGGGCGAGGCGCAAGCATCCGGACGCCCTGGTGGTGGTGCACCCCGAGTGCCGTCCCGAAGTGATCGACCTCGCCGACAAAGTGGCGAGCACTTCCGGAATGGTGCAGTTCGTGCGGGATTCCAGTTTCAAAGAATTCATTGTCGGCACCGAGGAGGGCATCATCCACCGGATGACCAAGCTTTGCCCCGGCAAGAAGTTTTATCTGCCGTCCAGGGGCATGATATGCGACAGTATGAAGCTCACCACCCTGATCAAAGTCCGTGATGCCTTGAAAAGACTGGAACCCCGGGTCACCGTGCCGGAACAAATCCGAAACCGCGCGCTTCAGTCTCTGGAGCGGATGCTGGCCTTGTAG
- the panD gene encoding aspartate 1-decarboxylase translates to MHLKMLKSKIHRAKVTGTDLDYEGSITVDEELLETSGILAFEQVQVANLSNGVRFETYVLPGVRGSGVVNLNGAAARLAVPGDLVIIMAYAWCSEDEALGWAPRVVLVDGENKIARVLPD, encoded by the coding sequence ATGCACCTGAAGATGCTCAAGTCTAAAATCCACCGGGCGAAAGTGACCGGGACGGACCTAGACTACGAGGGCAGCATCACGGTGGACGAGGAGCTGCTGGAAACGTCCGGAATCCTGGCCTTCGAACAGGTACAGGTGGCCAACCTCAGCAACGGCGTGCGGTTTGAGACGTACGTGCTCCCGGGTGTCCGGGGGTCGGGCGTGGTCAATTTGAACGGGGCGGCCGCCCGCTTGGCCGTGCCGGGAGACCTGGTGATCATCATGGCTTACGCCTGGTGTTCCGAAGACGAGGCCTTGGGGTGGGCGCCACGGGTGGTGCTGGTCGACGGCGAGAACAAGATCGCCAGGGTTTTGCCCGACTGA
- the panC gene encoding pantoate--beta-alanine ligase, whose translation MAVQKSPGQGAASPGAFPDMDACPPNSMSLVRGQGTASPGAFPDLRVCGTVAEIRAAVADFRRSGGVALVPTMGYFHEGHLTLMREARRRFPHVVASIFVNPIQFGPGEDLEAYPRDLPRDLRLAGEAGVKCVFVPDTGEMYPDQARTFVQVDGIDGVLCGRSRPGHFRGVATVVAKLFNIVRPDAAFFGWKDAQQVLVVRRLVRDLNLDLEIVAVPTVREPDGLAMSSRNSYLSPAERRAATVLYRSLLAAREAVLAGEGLPAVRDRLAAAIAAEPRAGLEYAEILALPGLTAPGPDDRELLLAVAARFGRARLIDNVMVRLPGERSAQRVAASIQREA comes from the coding sequence ATGGCGGTACAGAAGAGTCCGGGGCAAGGTGCAGCAAGTCCCGGGGCGTTCCCGGACATGGATGCTTGTCCTCCCAATTCGATGAGCCTGGTCAGGGGGCAAGGTACAGCAAGTCCCGGGGCGTTTCCGGATTTGCGGGTCTGCGGGACTGTGGCGGAGATCCGGGCGGCGGTTGCGGACTTTCGCCGGTCCGGCGGGGTCGCGCTGGTGCCCACGATGGGTTACTTTCACGAGGGGCACCTTACGCTGATGCGCGAGGCGCGCCGCCGTTTCCCGCACGTGGTGGCGAGCATCTTCGTCAACCCCATCCAGTTCGGTCCGGGCGAGGATCTGGAGGCCTACCCGCGGGACTTGCCACGCGACCTGCGGCTGGCCGGGGAGGCGGGCGTGAAGTGCGTATTCGTCCCCGACACCGGCGAGATGTACCCTGATCAAGCGCGCACCTTCGTGCAGGTCGACGGTATCGACGGGGTCCTGTGCGGGCGCAGCCGGCCGGGGCACTTCCGGGGCGTGGCCACGGTGGTGGCGAAGCTCTTCAACATCGTCCGGCCGGACGCCGCCTTTTTCGGCTGGAAGGACGCCCAGCAGGTGCTGGTGGTCCGCCGTTTGGTGCGGGACTTGAACCTGGACCTGGAGATTGTTGCCGTGCCCACCGTACGCGAACCGGACGGCCTGGCCATGAGTTCCCGGAACTCCTACCTTTCCCCGGCTGAGCGCCGCGCGGCGACCGTGCTCTACCGGAGCCTGCTGGCGGCCCGGGAGGCCGTCCTGGCCGGCGAAGGCCTGCCCGCCGTGAGGGACCGGCTGGCCGCCGCGATCGCGGCCGAGCCGCGGGCCGGCTTGGAATACGCTGAAATCCTGGCGCTGCCCGGTCTGACCGCGCCCGGTCCCGACGACCGGGAGCTGCTCTTGGCCGTGGCGGCCCGCTTCGGGCGGGCACGCCTGATTGACAACGTGATGGTCCGGCTGCCGGGCGAACGGTCCGCGCAAAGAGTGGCGGCAAGTATCCAGAGGGAGGCCTGA